Part of the Ochrobactrum sp. Marseille-Q0166 genome is shown below.
GAGCTTGGTGCAGAGCGTGTTGCAGCATTTTATGTTGAGCCTATTCAGGGTTCGGGCGGTGTGCTGGTACCACCGACTGGCTGGCTCAAGGCAATGCATGCGCTTTGCAAGGAATATGATGTTCTGTTCATCGCCGATGAAGTGATCACCGGCTTTGGCCGTACGGGTCCGCTGTTTGCGTGTTCTGAAGATGATGTTGTGCCGGATTTCATCACCACGGCCAAGGGACTGACCTCGGGCTATGTGCCGATGGGGGCCGTGTTCATGTCCGAGCATGTTTACAATACGATAGCTGATGGTGCAGGCAAATCGGCAGTCGGTCACGGCTATACCTATTCGGCACACCCAGTCAGTGCGGCAGTCGGCCTAGAATGTCTGCGCCTTTATGAAGCTGGGTTGCTAGAAAATGGCCGTAAGGCTGGTGAGCGCCTCATGGCTGGTTTGCATGGTTTGGCAGATCATCCGCTGGTTGGTGATGTTCGTGGTCGCGGTATGCTGGCAGCAATCGAGCTTGTTACGGACAAGGAAAAAAAGACGCCACTTCCGGCTGCGGCTGATCCGGCACGCCGTATTTTTGATCGTGCATGGGATAATGGCCTCGTCATCCGTGCTTTTGCGAATGGTGTTCTTGGCTATGCGCCGCCGCTTTGTTGCACTGACGAAGATATCGACGCAATCATCGAACGCACGCGCATAACGCTTGATCAGACACTTGCTGATGAAGACGTGCGTGCAGCAATGAAGGGATGAGTTTGACGAGCAGCAGCTTAGTTGCGAGCAAGAATTTCGTAAGTCTATGAGATTCGCAATATTATGCTGTTGCTCTTCACCAATTCAGCGCAATTTACGCGCATCTCTGTAACACACTGTCAGAGCTGCCAAAGGTGAGGATAAAAGGCGAAGCCTTGGATTATACCGGCCAAATGCCGGGTCAACCCGATCCAAAAAGCCTCTCGAACTCACATTGCAACGAGGTGTAGTTAACGACCGTATTTCTGAAACCGCAATGAGCCCAAGGTGAAGCCGGTGACTATAAACCGGAGCACCGGATGCAACTTTAACAAGGGGAACTGCCATGAGCGAGAAGATAACCAACTGGACTTCTTCCGACGACCGGATGATTGAAAATGCAATTCGTCGCGGGGCAACCCGGCGTGAATTGTTGCAGATGATGCTTATGGGTGGCGTAGCAGTTGCAGCTGGGTCGACGATCCTTGGTCGTGCAACATCTGCATATGCTGCGACCCCGGTTAAGGGTGGCTTCATCAAGGCTGCTGGTTTTAGCGCCTCCACCGCCGATACGCTTGATCCCGCCAAGGCTTCCAATGCGACCGATTATGTTCGCTGCTGCGCGTTCTATAACCGCCTGACATTCCTCAATGGTCAGGGCGAAACTGAGATGGAACTGGCCGAAAGCGTTGAAAGTTCGGATGCGAAGGTCTGGACCGTCAAGCTGCGCAAGGGTGTTACGTTCCATGACGGCAAGTCACTGACTGCGGATGATGTCGTTTTCTCGATTACTCGCCACCTTGATCCCGCCGTGGGCTCCAAGGTCAATGCGATTGCCAAGCAGATCACGGGTGTAAAGAAGGTTGATGACACAACCGTTGAGATCACGCTTCAAGATGCGAATGCCGATTTGCCAACAATTCTGGCACTGCATCATTTCATGATCGTTGCTGACGGTACGACTGATTTCTCTAAGGGCAATGGCACCGGTCCATTTGTTTGTAAGGAATTCCAACCGGGCGTGCGCTCAATGGCTGCGCGTAATGAGAACTATTGGAAGAACAACGGTCCACATCTCGACTCGTTTGAGTTCTTTGCAATCTCCGACGAAAGCGCACGTATGAACGCCGTGCTTTCTGGCGATATTCACCTTGGCGCGAACCTCAATCCACGCTCGCTACGCGTGCTTGAAAATAACCCAGCTGCCAAGCTCTTTATCTCGAAGCTCGGCACTTATACCAACCTGAATGTCCGTCTTGATTTGACGCCGGGCGATAAGGCTGGCGTTGCTGAAGCACTGAAATATCTGACTAATCGCGAAGTTATTCAGAAATCCGTACTGCGCGGCCTTGCTGAAATCGCGAATGATCATCCGGTTCCCGCGACCAGTAAATATTACAATGCAGAGCTTAAGCAGCGCGAGTTTGATCCAGAACGCGCAAAGTCGCTCCTTGAAAAAGCTGGCATGCTTAATCAGGAAATGCGGATCTCTGCTGCGGAAGCTGCATCGTCATCGCTCGATTATGCAATGGTTCTCCAGCAGGCAGCTTCGACAATCGGTCAGAAGATCACCATTGATCGTGTGCCGTCGGATGGCTACTGGTCAAACCATTGGCTGAAAGATCCGGTACATTACGGCAATATCAATGCTCGTCCGACACCGGATATTCTGTTCTCACTGCTCTATAAGACCGATGCGCCATGGAATGAGAGCCAGTACAAGTCCGAGAAATTTGACTCCATGCTGCTTGAAGCCCGCGGCTCGCTTGATGAAGCGAAGCGCAAGGCAATCTATGGCGATATGCAGGCCATGGTCTCCAACGAAGCTGGAACGGTCATCCCGGTATTCATGTCCAATGTTGATGCGATTTCGCCGAAGTTGAATGGCCTTGAGCCAAATCCGCTTGGCGGCATGATGGGTTATACATTTGCCGAACATGCATGGCTGGAAGCCTGACATTTCGTTAGGTATCCTTGCTTCGGGTTCGGGCAAAACGCCGTCTTTGCCCGAACTGATCGTTTTCCCCAACTATTGGGCTGCGCATGACCATGAAGTCGCCTCTGCTGAATCTCATCGCCAAACGTCTTGTCGTTGCTTTTGTTACGCTTCTGATTGTTGCGTTTACGATTTTCTTTGCAACAGCGATGCTTCCTGGTGATGTGGCTGAAATTCTTCTGGGGCAGGCGGCGACACCTGAAGCCGTTGCCGGACTTCGTCATGCGATGAACCTCGATCAGCCCGCTTTCCTGCGCTTTCTTTATTGGCTGGTTAATTTGCTGCGCGGTGACCTTGGTGTTTCTTACGTCAACAATGTACCGATTTCTGACCTCATCGGCAACCGGCTAGTCAATTCGCTGAAGCTTGCCGGTGTGACGGCTGCAATCTCAGTACCAATTGCATTGTTTCTTGGCATTACCGCCGCAATTATGCGTGGCACGATCTATGACCGTGTTGTTTCGATCATCACGATTTCGGTTATCTCCGTGCCAGAATTCATGGTTGCTACCATCGCAGTGATTGTGTTTGCGGTTTATCTTGGCTGGTTGCCAGCGCTTTCGATGGCCAATGAAGTTACATCGTTCTGGGGGCTTCTCAAGGTTTTTGCGATGCCAGTCATTACGCTGAGCTTTGTGATATCAGCACAGATGATCCGCATGACACGTGCAGCAGTCCTTGAGACGCTCAACACGCCCTATGTGGAAATGGCATTGTTCAAAGGTGCTTCACGCAGCCGAATGGTAGTTGTTCATGCGCTCCCCAATGCGCTCGGCCCTATCGTTAACGCTGTTGCACTTTCACTGTCTTATCTGCTGGGTGGCGTCATCATCGTGGAAACTATCTTCAATTATCCCGGCATAGCCAAGCTGATGCTTGATGCGGTTGCAACGCGAGATCTGCCTCTGATTCAGACCTGCGCGATGATCTTCTGCTTTGGCTATCTTCTGCTCATCACGATAGCCGATTTGATTGCTATCGTTTCCAACCCGAGGCTGCGATAATCATGACTGCTTCCGTCTCAAATCAGCGAAAAGCAAAGTCCCCGCGTTTCGGCTATCGAGTTAATCTGGTCGGCGCAGTTTCCTTTCTGATTATCTTTGGCTGGGCAGTGGTAGCAATCTTCGCTCCTTGGATTGCGCCCCATCCAATTGGCGAGATTGTTGATTTCGACTTTTTCGGCCCGATGAGCGCGCAATTCCCCCTGGGGACAGATTATCTTGGCCGCGATATGCTTTCGCGCATTATCTATGGCGCGCGGTTCACTGTCGGTATCTCGCTTGCTGCCGTGTTTTTAGCCTGCTTTTTTGGCGTTACACTTGGCATGACTGCAGCCGTGATTGGCGGTTGGTTCGATTCAACACTCAGCCGTTTTCTTGATGCCTTAACATCCATCCCAAGCAAAATTCTGGCACTTGTGATCGTCGCAGGTGTTGGAACATCCATCGCGATCCTGATTATTACAATGGCCGTGATCTATACGCCGGGCAGCTATCGCTTTGCGCGCGCATTGGCGATTAACATCAATACGATGGATTATGTGACGGTAGCGCGTGCACGCGGTGAGAAGATTGGCTATCTCATTCGCTCGGAAATTCTGCCCGGTATTATCGGGCCGGTACTGGCTGATTTTGGTCTGCGCTTTGTGTTCATCGTTCTGCTGTTATCGAGTATGTCGTTTCTTGGTCTGGGCGTACAACCGCCCTATGCTGACTGGGGTGCACTGGTTAAGGAAAACATTGGCGGGCTGTCTTTTGCAGCGCCTGCGGTCGTATTCCCCTCGATTGCCATTGCGAGCCTCACCATCAGCGTTAACCTGCTGATCGATAATCTCCCGCAGAAGATCCGTGACAGGAGCGAATGAATGAGCAATCTTGTTGAGATCAAAAATCTTCGTGTCGATGCAAAGACCGATTCAGGTCGCAAAGTAGAGATTATTCGCGATGTCAGTTTCGAGATTGCTGAAGGCGAAATCGTAGCGCTCATTGGCGAAAGCGGTTCAGGCAAGACCACAATCGCATTGACATTGATGGGCTATACGCGTCCGGGCTGCCGTATTGTGGGGGGCAGTATCGCTGTTGCTAGGCAGGATATTGTCACACTCTCGGAGCGTAAACGATCAAAAAAACGCGGCACTGAAGTTTCCTATGTACCGCAAAGTGCGGCAGCGTCCTTTAATCCCGTGCATCGCATTATGGATCAGGTTATTGAAGTAACCAAAATCCATAAGCTGATGTCGAAGGAGGAAGCACGTAAAAAGTCCAAAGAATTGTTTAAGGCGCTGGCTTTGCCAAACCCTGAAACAATCGGTGACCGCTATCCGCATCAGGTTTCTGGCGGGCAGTTGCAGCGATTGTCAGCGGCTATGGCTCTCATTGGCGATCCAAAGCTTATGATCTTTGATGAGCCGACGACCGCACTTGATGTGACGACACAGATTGAAGTGCTGCGTGCATTCAAATCGGTGATGAAAAAGAAGCACATCGCTGGTGTTTATGTGTCGCATGATCTGGCCGTCGTGGCACAGATTGCAGATCGCATTGTTGTGCTTAAAGGCGGCGAGGTGCAGGAGGTGGGGCTTACGCAGGATATTCTGCATAACCCTCAGCATCCTTACACGCAGGAATTGCTTGCCGCCTTTGAACCAGCTTTGCATGCAAAGCCTGAAAAGGCCGCAGTTGAAAAAACTGCACCACTTCTTGTGGTTGATAATGTCCTTGCTGGTTATGGCATGGTTGGCAAATCCGCCGAACCAGCGATGATCGCAGTCAACAATGTCAGCCTTGAGCTGTCGCGTGGACAGAACCTTGGCATTATCGGGGAGTCAGGCTGCGGTAAGTCTACGCTTGCGCGCGTTATTGCGGGTATCTTGCCTGCGGCGCGCGGTAAAATATTGTTCGAAGGCAAGGAAATGCCAAGTGATCTGCGTTATCGCAGTCGCGAACAGCTGCGCGAATTGCAGATTGTTTTCCAGTTTGCGGATACAGCGCTCAATCCGGCCAAGTCGATTGCAGACATTCTGGCGCGTCCGTTAAGTTTTTATCATGGAATGAGCGGCAAAAGCCGGGAAGCCCGCATTGACGAGCTACTCGATATGGTACGGATACCGAGCAATCTGCGCTATCGCAGGCCGGGTGAATTATCGGGCGGGCAGAAGCAGCGTATCAATCTCGCGCGCGCTCTTGCCGCCGATCCGAAGATGATCATCTGCGATGAAATCACATCGGCGCTTGATACAGTGGTTGCTGCAGCCATTATTGATTTGCTCAAAGAACTGCAACACGAATTGTCATTGTCTTATCTCTTCATCAGCCATGATCTTTCTACGGTTCGTGCGATCTGTGATGAAGTCGTTGTGATGTATGCGGGTAAAAAGGTTGAGCAGCTAAGCCCCGATATGATGGGCGATGCGGCCAGCCATCCTTACTCGCGGCTTTTGTTCTCGTCAGTGCCGAAACTCGATACTGGCTGGCTCGATAGCCTGAAACAAGACCCACAACTCGTTCGTGAGTTTACGAAGAGCTAAGCTTTTTAGCTCTGTTCGGTGAACATCACATCAAGTGGAAGGTGTGCTTTTACAATCGGTGATTTAAGCACAACGAAGCTGAAATATTTGTCGATGCCGACATCCATATCGATCAAGCGTTCCATGATCGTCTGATATTCGACGATTCCGGCGGTAACGAATTTCACCAGATAGTCGTAACCGCCGGATACGAGATGGCATTCGATAACGGAATCGATTTTCTCAACCGTTGCCAAGAACCGTGCAAAGTCGATTTGCCGATGATTTTTAAGGGTGACTTCAGTGAATACCGTTAGTGTTTGCCCGAGCTTTGACACATTGATCTGTGCGGAATATCCTGTGATGTAACCTTCCGATTGAAGTTTCTTCACCCGCATCAGACAAGGGCTGGGTGACAGATTGACGAGTTCAGCAAGTTCGACATTGGTTATCCGCCCGTTTTTTTGCATTTCGGATAAAATTCTGATGTCAATTTTGTCGAGCTTCATAGTCAAAACCACTTATTCGGTACTCTGATTTTAGATTATTATCATTTTCGTACCAAGCTGCAATCGGACAGCTTGCGGTTTTCCAAATTCAGTCATCATGCGAAGCAGCTACGTTTTGCACGCAATAATCACCTGTCTAAACTATAGTAAACCATATGAAATTCTGTGTAAACGCGAACTGCGATGTACCTCGCGACGTTGGCTGGATTAGAATATGCGAAACACCGGAGTTCTGCACATGTCTGCACCGCTATTGCACATTGAAACCAGCCCAAACTTGCCTAAAGAAGCTGACGTTGTTGTTATCGGTGGTGGCGTCGTCGGTGTATTTACCGCCTATTATCTGGCACGCAGCGGTATGAAAGTTACACTCGTCGAAAAAGGTCGGATAGCCGCAGAACAGTCAAGCCGTAACTGGGGCTGGTGTCGCCAGCAGAACCGTGATGCCCGTGAACTCCCCATGGCAACCAAAAGCCTTGATCTGTGGGATAAAATTGCTGAAGAAACCGGAGAGTATCCTGGCTTCAGGCGTTGCGGATTGCTCTATCTCTCACAGGATGAAGCAGAAATTGCAGGCTGGGCCCGCTGGCGAGATTTCGCGAAGACGGTCGGTGTTACCACACATATGTTGAGCGCGGCTGAGGCGGCGGAGCGTGGTAAGGCGACTGGACGCGCATGGAAGGGTGGCGTTTTTTCGCCGACTGACGGTATAGCCGATCCTTCACGCGCAGTTCCGATTGTGGCACGTGGTATTATAGCTGCTGGCGGGACGGTGCATCAGAACTGTGCGGCGCGCGGCATTGAGTTAAGCGGCGGGCGCGTCAGTGGCGTTGTCACAGAAGCTGGAACAATACAGACGAAAACCGTGGTGATGGCGGGTGGAGCGTGGGCATCGTCCTTCTGCAATCAGCTTGGTATTCGCTTTCCACAGGCCGCGGTCCGTGCATCGATTTTGTCTGTTGCGCCGGGTGCTATTGGACTGCCGGACGCGTTGCATACATCGCAGGTATCGCTCACGCGGCGCATTGATGGCGGTTATACACTCGCAATCAGTGGCAAAGCACGGGTGGATGTGACGCCTCAGCAATTGCGCTTCAGCCGCGAATTCATACCTATGTTCACGCGTCGCTGGCGTAGTCTTGCGCCGGGTGGCATTCAGGGCTGGTGCTCAGGCCATGAAACGCTGAGCAAGTGGTCACTGGATAAGGTCACACCAATGGAAAGAAATCGTATTCTGAATCCAAAGCCGGATGAAGGTCAGATCACTCTTACCTATAATAGGGCACGTGATCTGTTGTCAGAGCTTGCTAGTATTCCGATTGCCAATCGCTGGGCAGGCTATATTGATAGTACGCCGGATGGTGTACCGGCGATCGGCGAGATTGAAACAGTTCCGGGCTTTATTCTGGCAGCAGGTTTTAGCGGTCATGGCTTCGGCATTGGTCCCGGCGCAGGCCATATGATTGCTGACGTTATATTGGGTCGAGTGCCCATCATTGACCCGACCCCTTACAAGCCAGAGCGTCTGAACCTCAGCGTATGGGGCAAAGTCGCTGAATTTTAGGTTTTGCAGTTATATGGAGAAGTATTTCTCAAATGCATCATGCCGTTGATGAGGACATCTGATTATGCAGCTTCCTGCAAAATGTAAGCAAAGACCTCAGCGGGTATCTTAAATCCACGACACTTGCGCGGCGTTGCATTGAGATTCTGGGTGAGGGCGGTTAACTGCGTTTGGCTAACCTGTGTCTGGTCCGTGTTGCTGGATAAATACGGTCGAATGCACGGTTTTGTTGCAAACTTTTCG
Proteins encoded:
- a CDS encoding ABC transporter permease, yielding MTASVSNQRKAKSPRFGYRVNLVGAVSFLIIFGWAVVAIFAPWIAPHPIGEIVDFDFFGPMSAQFPLGTDYLGRDMLSRIIYGARFTVGISLAAVFLACFFGVTLGMTAAVIGGWFDSTLSRFLDALTSIPSKILALVIVAGVGTSIAILIITMAVIYTPGSYRFARALAININTMDYVTVARARGEKIGYLIRSEILPGIIGPVLADFGLRFVFIVLLLSSMSFLGLGVQPPYADWGALVKENIGGLSFAAPAVVFPSIAIASLTISVNLLIDNLPQKIRDRSE
- a CDS encoding FAD-binding oxidoreductase, which codes for MSAPLLHIETSPNLPKEADVVVIGGGVVGVFTAYYLARSGMKVTLVEKGRIAAEQSSRNWGWCRQQNRDARELPMATKSLDLWDKIAEETGEYPGFRRCGLLYLSQDEAEIAGWARWRDFAKTVGVTTHMLSAAEAAERGKATGRAWKGGVFSPTDGIADPSRAVPIVARGIIAAGGTVHQNCAARGIELSGGRVSGVVTEAGTIQTKTVVMAGGAWASSFCNQLGIRFPQAAVRASILSVAPGAIGLPDALHTSQVSLTRRIDGGYTLAISGKARVDVTPQQLRFSREFIPMFTRRWRSLAPGGIQGWCSGHETLSKWSLDKVTPMERNRILNPKPDEGQITLTYNRARDLLSELASIPIANRWAGYIDSTPDGVPAIGEIETVPGFILAAGFSGHGFGIGPGAGHMIADVILGRVPIIDPTPYKPERLNLSVWGKVAEF
- a CDS encoding ABC transporter substrate-binding protein, with the protein product MSEKITNWTSSDDRMIENAIRRGATRRELLQMMLMGGVAVAAGSTILGRATSAYAATPVKGGFIKAAGFSASTADTLDPAKASNATDYVRCCAFYNRLTFLNGQGETEMELAESVESSDAKVWTVKLRKGVTFHDGKSLTADDVVFSITRHLDPAVGSKVNAIAKQITGVKKVDDTTVEITLQDANADLPTILALHHFMIVADGTTDFSKGNGTGPFVCKEFQPGVRSMAARNENYWKNNGPHLDSFEFFAISDESARMNAVLSGDIHLGANLNPRSLRVLENNPAAKLFISKLGTYTNLNVRLDLTPGDKAGVAEALKYLTNREVIQKSVLRGLAEIANDHPVPATSKYYNAELKQREFDPERAKSLLEKAGMLNQEMRISAAEAASSSLDYAMVLQQAASTIGQKITIDRVPSDGYWSNHWLKDPVHYGNINARPTPDILFSLLYKTDAPWNESQYKSEKFDSMLLEARGSLDEAKRKAIYGDMQAMVSNEAGTVIPVFMSNVDAISPKLNGLEPNPLGGMMGYTFAEHAWLEA
- a CDS encoding ABC transporter permease; the encoded protein is MKSPLLNLIAKRLVVAFVTLLIVAFTIFFATAMLPGDVAEILLGQAATPEAVAGLRHAMNLDQPAFLRFLYWLVNLLRGDLGVSYVNNVPISDLIGNRLVNSLKLAGVTAAISVPIALFLGITAAIMRGTIYDRVVSIITISVISVPEFMVATIAVIVFAVYLGWLPALSMANEVTSFWGLLKVFAMPVITLSFVISAQMIRMTRAAVLETLNTPYVEMALFKGASRSRMVVVHALPNALGPIVNAVALSLSYLLGGVIIVETIFNYPGIAKLMLDAVATRDLPLIQTCAMIFCFGYLLLITIADLIAIVSNPRLR
- a CDS encoding ABC transporter ATP-binding protein, yielding MSNLVEIKNLRVDAKTDSGRKVEIIRDVSFEIAEGEIVALIGESGSGKTTIALTLMGYTRPGCRIVGGSIAVARQDIVTLSERKRSKKRGTEVSYVPQSAAASFNPVHRIMDQVIEVTKIHKLMSKEEARKKSKELFKALALPNPETIGDRYPHQVSGGQLQRLSAAMALIGDPKLMIFDEPTTALDVTTQIEVLRAFKSVMKKKHIAGVYVSHDLAVVAQIADRIVVLKGGEVQEVGLTQDILHNPQHPYTQELLAAFEPALHAKPEKAAVEKTAPLLVVDNVLAGYGMVGKSAEPAMIAVNNVSLELSRGQNLGIIGESGCGKSTLARVIAGILPAARGKILFEGKEMPSDLRYRSREQLRELQIVFQFADTALNPAKSIADILARPLSFYHGMSGKSREARIDELLDMVRIPSNLRYRRPGELSGGQKQRINLARALAADPKMIICDEITSALDTVVAAAIIDLLKELQHELSLSYLFISHDLSTVRAICDEVVVMYAGKKVEQLSPDMMGDAASHPYSRLLFSSVPKLDTGWLDSLKQDPQLVREFTKS
- a CDS encoding Lrp/AsnC family transcriptional regulator; the protein is MKLDKIDIRILSEMQKNGRITNVELAELVNLSPSPCLMRVKKLQSEGYITGYSAQINVSKLGQTLTVFTEVTLKNHRQIDFARFLATVEKIDSVIECHLVSGGYDYLVKFVTAGIVEYQTIMERLIDMDVGIDKYFSFVVLKSPIVKAHLPLDVMFTEQS
- a CDS encoding aspartate aminotransferase family protein is translated as MLSNSLIELDRAHLVHPVSSFRSHEAAGVRVLKSGKGATVTDASGHKLLDGFAGLWCVNLGYGQDSIVEAATKQLQELPYATGYFSLGSEPAIRLAAELADRAPGDLNHVYFTLGGSDAIDSTIRFIRYYYHAKGTPQKDQFISVEYGYHGSSTAGSGLTALPAFHAGFGVPYDWQHKIPSHYAYRNPVGADPQAIIDASVGAFRAKIEELGAERVAAFYVEPIQGSGGVLVPPTGWLKAMHALCKEYDVLFIADEVITGFGRTGPLFACSEDDVVPDFITTAKGLTSGYVPMGAVFMSEHVYNTIADGAGKSAVGHGYTYSAHPVSAAVGLECLRLYEAGLLENGRKAGERLMAGLHGLADHPLVGDVRGRGMLAAIELVTDKEKKTPLPAAADPARRIFDRAWDNGLVIRAFANGVLGYAPPLCCTDEDIDAIIERTRITLDQTLADEDVRAAMKG